The genomic interval TGCCGCCGGTCCGGGCGATGAGAACGGGCTTGAGCATCTCGACGGTGGCGTCGGTGCCCAGCAAGGCCAGGAGCAGCTCGTTCGCGCTCTCGGGAGGGAGGGCGTCGAGACGGAGCTGGGTGTAGTAGGTCTTGCTCCCCCAGCCGTGGCGGTACTCGGGCCGGTAGTTGACGAGGAGGAGAAGTCTTGCGGTCGGCAGGCTCTCGACCAGGCTGTCCAGGAGCGCCTGCGTTTCGGAGTCGATCCAGTGGAGGTCCTCGAAGACCACGAGGAGGGGCTGCAGCTGGCACTCGCGCAGCAGGAGGCGCTTGACGGCGTCGAGGGTTCTCCGGCGGCGTTGCGGCGGATCGAGGGCCTGCCACTCGGTGTCCTCGACGGGCACGTCCAGGAGCGCCAGTAGGGCTGGCAGGATCGGCTCGAGGGTCCGGTCCAGCGTGAGGAGCTTGCCGGTGACCTTCTCTCGTACCTCGCGGTGGGTCTCGCGGTCGTGCACGTTGAAGTAGGCCTTGAGGAGATCGATGACGGGCAGGTAGCTGGTTGCCTTGCCGTAGGACACCGAGCCCGCTTCCAGGATGAGCCACTCCTGGGTGCGGTGGGAGTGGGTGAACTCGTAGACGAGGCGGGACTTCCCCACGCCGGGTTCCCCCACGAGGGCGACGAGCTGGCCGTGGCCATTGTGCGCGAGGGCCAGCGCCCGGCGGAGCTGCTCGATCTCGGCGTCGCGGCCGACGAACCGCGTCAGTCCCCGCGCGGCGGCCGCGTGGAGCCGGGTCCGCTGCGCGCTCGCTCCGGTGAGCGCGTAGATTTCCACCGGGTCCGGCAGGCCCTTGACGGCGACCGGTCCCCGGGCCGCGACCTGAACATAGCCTTCGGCGAGCTGGAGGGTCGCGGGGGCGAGCAGGATCGTTCCCGGCGTCGCCATCTGCTCCATGCGGGCGGCCAGGTGGGTCGTCTGACCGACCGCCGTGTAATCCATGTGCAGATCGGACCCGATGGCGCGGACGACCACCTCGCCGGAGTTGAGCCCCACGCGGATCTGGATGGGCACCCCGTGCGAGCGGAACACACCCTCCGCGTACTGCGCGACTGACTCCTGCATCCGAAGCGCCGCGTAGCAGGCCCGCACCGCGTGGTCCTCGTGAGCGAGGGGCGCGCCGAAGAGTGCCATGATGCCGTCGCCCATCACCTGGTTCACGGTGCCCTCGTAGCGGTGGACGGCCTCCATCATCCGCTCGAGCACCGTATCGAGCAGCTTGCGTGCCTCCTCGGGATCGCGGTCGGCGAGGAGCTCCATCGAGCCACGCAGATCGGCGAAGAGCACGGTCACCTGCTTGCGCTCGCCCTCCATCGCGGCGCGAGAGGTGAGGATGCGCTCGGCGAGGTACCGCGGGGTGTAGGCCTCGGGCGAGGTAAACCGCTCCGGGCTCGACGGGGCTACGCCAGGGGCCGCGGTGGGAGCGCCGCACTGGCTGCAGAACTTCGCGGCCGGTGCGAGCGGCGCGCCGCAGGCGGCGCACGTCGCTTCGAGCCGCGTGCCGCATTCGAAGCAGAATTTCGCCCCGGGCGGATTCGTGTGCGAGCAGGACGGCGACATCTGAGCTCCTCTTCGGTTCCTACGTGCCGGAGCGCGGCCCCGGATGTCCGAGTCTATCGCAGCCGCCAGGACCCTGCCATCCGCCGGCCGGGCGCGGAGGTTACCGCCCTCCCGTTGCGCATTGCGGTCCCTCCCGGGCCGAACGGCCTAGCGGATCGGGGCGACGACCACGTCCCGGGGCTTGCCCCGGAGGAAGTGCTCCACGTTCTCGACGGCGCGAAGGAGACCGTCACGGATGACCTCCGGGGTCTGCCCGGCATTGTGCGGAGAGCAGACCACGTTCGGCAGCGAGAGGATCGGGTCGTCCGGCGCCAGCGGCTCCTGGTGGAAGACGTCGAGGCCCGCGCCCATGATCCTGCGCTCCTTGAGTGCGGCGAGGAGCGCGTCGCGGTCCACGAGCACGCCGCGCCCCGTGTTGACCAGGATGGCCGTGGGCTTCATCAGGCCGAGCTCCTTCCGGCCGATGAAGCCGCGGGTCTCGGGGTCGAGGCGCACGTGCAGGCTGATGACGTCCGCCCGGGCCAGGATCTCCTCCTTGGAGGCAGGCGTCGCCCCCGCTTTGCTGATGCGGGCCTCCTCGCCGAGCGCCGACCAGCCGAGCACGTCCATGCCGATGGCCTTGCCGAGCGCCGCCACGCGGGAGCCGATCGTGCCCATGCCGAAGACGCCGAGCGTCTTGCCGAGCAGCTGGGTCAGCAGCTCGCGCGGCCACTTGCCCTTCCGCATTTCGGCGTCCAGCGTGGTGATCTTCCGCGCCACCGCCAGCATCAGCGCCAGCGCGTGCTCGGCCACGGCGAAGGCGTTCACGCCCGGCGTGTTGCACACGGTGACGCCGCGCATGCCGGCCGTGTTGAGGTCCACGTTGTCGGTGCCCGTGCCCCAGACGGAGATCATCTTGAGGGCGGGGCAGGCGGTGAAGACGGCCTCGCTGAACCGCGCGTGGGCCCGGATGTTGATGGCGACCTCCGCGCGGCCGATGCGCCGGATCAGTTCCTGCTCCGCGTCGGCGCCGCGCTCGGTGAAGACCGTGACGTCGCCGAGCTTCTTCGCCCGCTCGTGAGCGGGGGTGCCCTCGAAGACCGAGGGGAAGTCGTCTGGGATGACGATCACGCGGTGGCGTCCGCGAAGATGGTCTGCGCCGCGCCGACGCAGGCCCCGGCCTCGCTTCTGTAGCCGAGCTCGCGGAGGGTCATCTCGAGCGCCGACAGCGTCGGCAGGATGTAGAGCGGGCTCGCGGTGATGCCCATGTGGCCGACGCGCAGCGTCGTCGTCCGCATCTTGTCGAGGCCGGTGCCGATGAGAATCCCGTAAATCTCGCGCATCCGCTTGACGATGGCCGCGGGCTCGATGCCGGGCGGCGTCTTGATGCAGGAGACGGTGTCGGACCGGACGGACGTGTCGGGGAACATCTCGAGGCGCATGGCCTCGATGCCCGCGCGGAAGGCGCGGCCGGCCACGGCGTGGCGGCGGAACCGGGCCTCGAGCCCTTCCTCGAGCACGAGCCGGACAGCGACGCCCAGGGCGGCCGTCAGGTGGGTCGGCATGGAGATGGGCTGCATCCGCCTGCCGCCTTCCGGCACGCGCCCGCCGCGCGAGACCGGGATCCACGAGTCCCGCCAGCGCAGGAGGTCGTACACCCACGAGGAGGCCTTGTGCTTGCGGCGCTCCATCGCCTCCCAGGCCGGAGGGGTGACGCCCACGATCGCCATGCCGAGCGGCGCGGCGAGGCACTTCTGTGAGCCCGTCATGTTGAGGTCCACGCCCCACGCGTCCGTGCGGACGTCGATGCCGGCGAGCGAGGAGACGGTGTCGAGGAGGAAGAGCGCGCCGTGGCCCTTGATGATCTTGCCGACCTCGGCCGCCGGGTAGGTCGTGCCCGTCGAGGTCTCGTTGTGGACCATCGTGACGATCTTGGGCTTGACGCGGTCGATCTCCTTCTCGAGCTTGACGAGGTCGAGCGGCTGGCCCCACTCCGCGCTGAACTCGGTCACCTCGGCGCCGATGCGCCCCATGACCGCGCCCATCAACAGGCCGAAGCTGCCCGTCACGATCACGAGGACGCGGTCGCCGGGCTCGACCATCGAGAGCGCGCTCGACTCGAGCGCCGTCTTGCCGGAGCCCGGCATGGTGATGACTTCGCCCCGCTCCGTCTGGAACACTTTCTTGAGCGCCAGGTTGATCGGCTCCAGGACGTCCACGTCGAAGGTCTGGTCGTACTGGATCACGGGCTGTTGGTTCATAGCCTGGATGACGGGGAAGGGGATTTCCGTCGGGCCCGGGATCATCAGGATCTCCCGCGCCTGCGGCACCGCCCACTTGATCGAATCCGTCTTGATCGAATCCATCGGGGGTCTCCTCCAGCCGGCGGCCGTCAGCTGCCGGCCTGGGCGAGGCGGCGCTGCTTGCGCCGGATGAGGTAAAGGTTGCGCAGGTAGACCAGGAGGCCCGCGCCCTGGCCCAGGATGAACACCGGGTCCTGCCGGTAGATCGCGTAGATCAGGAGCGTGGTCCCCCCGCCGATCGAGAAGAACCAGAACGAGACCGGGATCACGCTCTCCTTCTTGCGCTCGGAGGCGATCCACTGGACAAGAAAGCGGCTCGAGAAGAACGCCTGACCGAGGAAGCCCACCGATAGCCAGAAGTGCTCTGCGGTTATCATCAGCGCCCCATTCGCGGAGAGCGCGCGGACGGCGCG from Candidatus Rokuibacteriota bacterium carries:
- a CDS encoding alanine--glyoxylate aminotransferase family protein; this translates as MDSIKTDSIKWAVPQAREILMIPGPTEIPFPVIQAMNQQPVIQYDQTFDVDVLEPINLALKKVFQTERGEVITMPGSGKTALESSALSMVEPGDRVLVIVTGSFGLLMGAVMGRIGAEVTEFSAEWGQPLDLVKLEKEIDRVKPKIVTMVHNETSTGTTYPAAEVGKIIKGHGALFLLDTVSSLAGIDVRTDAWGVDLNMTGSQKCLAAPLGMAIVGVTPPAWEAMERRKHKASSWVYDLLRWRDSWIPVSRGGRVPEGGRRMQPISMPTHLTAALGVAVRLVLEEGLEARFRRHAVAGRAFRAGIEAMRLEMFPDTSVRSDTVSCIKTPPGIEPAAIVKRMREIYGILIGTGLDKMRTTTLRVGHMGITASPLYILPTLSALEMTLRELGYRSEAGACVGAAQTIFADATA
- a CDS encoding lipid-A-disaccharide synthase N-terminal domain-containing protein: MITAEHFWLSVGFLGQAFFSSRFLVQWIASERKKESVIPVSFWFFSIGGGTTLLIYAIYRQDPVFILGQGAGLLVYLRNLYLIRRKQRRLAQAGS
- a CDS encoding NAD(P)-dependent oxidoreductase, producing MIVIPDDFPSVFEGTPAHERAKKLGDVTVFTERGADAEQELIRRIGRAEVAINIRAHARFSEAVFTACPALKMISVWGTGTDNVDLNTAGMRGVTVCNTPGVNAFAVAEHALALMLAVARKITTLDAEMRKGKWPRELLTQLLGKTLGVFGMGTIGSRVAALGKAIGMDVLGWSALGEEARISKAGATPASKEEILARADVISLHVRLDPETRGFIGRKELGLMKPTAILVNTGRGVLVDRDALLAALKERRIMGAGLDVFHQEPLAPDDPILSLPNVVCSPHNAGQTPEVIRDGLLRAVENVEHFLRGKPRDVVVAPIR